The following proteins are encoded in a genomic region of Desulfovibrio sp.:
- a CDS encoding N-acetyltransferase yields the protein MPIAVPRVGVEDKPLVQDIRVEDLSALVIRSATVRDVHGMSALINHYASSNVMLARGPQYLYQHIQDYMVATAPSAEDGHEVVVACGAVHVLWEDLAEIRSVAVHPLCQAQGFGKRLVAALVDRCRDLGLPRVFAFTLAAPFFFKCGFSEFKRDDMPAIVWVECSKCPKFYCCDEIGMILEL from the coding sequence CGCGTAGAAGACCTCTCAGCGTTGGTCATTCGTTCGGCCACGGTGCGCGACGTGCACGGCATGTCTGCACTTATCAACCATTATGCGTCGTCCAACGTCATGCTGGCACGCGGGCCGCAGTATCTCTATCAGCATATTCAGGACTATATGGTCGCCACGGCTCCCTCGGCTGAGGACGGGCATGAGGTTGTTGTGGCCTGCGGCGCGGTACATGTGCTGTGGGAAGATCTGGCGGAAATTCGTTCTGTGGCGGTTCACCCCCTGTGTCAGGCGCAGGGCTTCGGCAAAAGGCTGGTGGCCGCGCTGGTTGACCGATGTCGTGATCTCGGCTTGCCGAGGGTTTTTGCCTTTACTCTGGCTGCGCCGTTTTTTTTCAAGTGCGGCTTCAGCGAGTTTAAACGCGATGATATGCCCGCTATTGTGTGGGTTGAATGCAGTAAATGCCCCAAGTTTTACTGCTGTGACGAAATTGGAATGATACTCGAATTATAG